TCATCAGGCCCGACTCGATGCCGAACGAATCGTTCAGGACCTTGGCGACAGGTGCCAAGCAGTTGGTCGTGCAAGAAGCGTTGCTGACGCAGTTCAGATCGGCGGAAAGCTTGTCGTCGTTGACGCCCAACACGCAGGTCAGGTCGGCACCGTCTTTGGCAGGTGCGGACAGAACAACCTTCTTCGCACCGGCAGCCAAGTGGCTGTCGTAGCCAGGTTTTTCGTCGGTCGAACGTGCGGTGAAGAAACCGGTCGACTCGATGGCGATGTCAACGTTGTGCTCTTTCCAAGGCAGATTGCGTGGGTCACGCTCAGCCAAGGCGACAATCTTCTTGCCGTTGACGGTCAACGAATTGTCGTCGTACTCGACGGTTCCGTCAAAACGACCGTGGATGCTGTCGTACTTCAGCAACATCGCCAGAGTGCGGTTGTCGGTCAAATCGTTGATCGCGACCACTTCGAACTCGTCGCTTCGCTCCATCAGGTTGCGAAAAGTCAAACGTCCGATTCGGCCAAAGCCGTTGATTGCTACTTTAATAGCCACTGATTTCGTATTCCTGTGTCGTGGAACAAAGATGGAGGGAAGCGGAGGGCGAAACAGTCACCGGGTCCGCCGGGGGCGCGGATTATAAGTTTGTGAGTCCATTTTGAAACAGCCCCCGAATCACTTCCCTGACCTTGAACCAGCCACGATGACCGATCCTCGGCCCGAAAAACCAGCTTCACCCACCGAGTCACCGCACCGTGATCATCGGGAATCTTCCGCAAGAATTGAACAATCCCAATGGCGTCGCCCAGCCGGAGTTGCCGCGGGAACTTGGCGATACGTTCAACAAGGGTCCATCGCTAGCCACTACGACGACTTTGTGGCG
The sequence above is a segment of the Rhodopirellula bahusiensis genome. Coding sequences within it:
- the gap gene encoding type I glyceraldehyde-3-phosphate dehydrogenase — translated: MAIKVAINGFGRIGRLTFRNLMERSDEFEVVAINDLTDNRTLAMLLKYDSIHGRFDGTVEYDDNSLTVNGKKIVALAERDPRNLPWKEHNVDIAIESTGFFTARSTDEKPGYDSHLAAGAKKVVLSAPAKDGADLTCVLGVNDDKLSADLNCVSNASCTTNCLAPVAKVLNDSFGIESGLMTTVHAYTNDQNVQDQPHADLYRARGAAQNIIPTSTGAAKAVGLVIPELQGKLTGIAMRVPVPTGSVVDLTVNLSKEVTKEDINLAIQTAAEGPMKGILFYAVDPIVSSDIVHDPHSSIFAADFTQVLGDKGKMVKVVSWYDNEWGYSSRTADLCSKLGKML